Genomic DNA from Dermochelys coriacea isolate rDerCor1 chromosome 12, rDerCor1.pri.v4, whole genome shotgun sequence:
GAAAAGTTTGGATCTGAAGCTCAACTTCCTCCAAAGTTTGGGGGGCGTTTGGACTCCACCTCTCTATTCCACATCCATCTGGTTTTGTTGCTGGAACTTGATATGCACAGCCAGCATGACAAAGCCAGTGAGGATGCAGGCGGAGCCAAAGACCAGGTAGACAATGCCCAGGAAGGGGTTCTTGCCCCCCATCCAGGAAACGGTGCTGAAGATGACCTTCTTGGTGCCCCGGAAGGAGAGGACGGGGTAGTTGTAGGTGATGTTGAGGTAGTAGGTGCCTTGGGGCAGGCCAGAGGAGAAGTTGCCCTCACGCACGCGGCGGTAGAGCTTGCGGAAGGTGGGCAGGGCAGCGATGCGCATCCACACGATGAAGTCCTCGTTGATGAAGCCGGTGTTGTTGGGGTTGGAGTCCAGCAGGTAGGCGGCGTGGGGCCAGTTGGGGGGCTTGGCTGTGCCCTCGAAGCTGGCCTCCAGGGTGCCATTGATGAGGGCGGGGTTGCTGAACTTGATGTTGGAGTCGGTCCACCAGGAGATGCCTCGCTTGTCCAGGGGCACGCGGTGGAAGGTGCCGTTGGCCAGGTGGTGGAGGGCGAAGGTGTCATTGAAGCGGCTGTTGGCGATGGCCCCGCAGGGGGCGACGGGGAGGCCCCGGGGGCCGGTGCGGAAGGGGCTGCACTCCGCGGCGGGGCGGCGCAGGCCCGCGGCGTCGCCGCTGAGCTGCCGGTCGTCGCGGGAGACGCTGTAGCGCCGGTGGTTCTGGTAGTAGTTGGAGAGCTGGTAGTAGAGGCACACGGGCCCCGGGAAGCGCTCGGGCAGCTCGAAGCGCAGCGAGCAGCTgcagcccccggccccggccggcCGGCTGGCGTTGGCGCAGCGGGAGCAGCTGTGGCCGCTGCCCGGCGCCCCGGTGTAGTCGAGCTCCAGCTCGCGGACGGTGCCCGAGGAGaagtgcaggcccagccccagCGCCAGGCAGGCCAGGCCCACGCAGAAGAAGAGCGGCAGCGCGGTGCCCGCCGACAGCAGCGGCTGCCAGGCCGGCAGGCGCTGCTGCGTGAAGGCCGTGTTGTCCGGCTTGCGGCGGCCGGCCGGCTCGGCGCGGGGCGAGGCGGCGGCCATGGTGCCCGCGCTCCGCTGAGGCGCGCCTCCCGCCCCGACGAGCCGGCCAGGTGAGGGGCGGTGCCGCCGGCCCGGCATCCGGCCCCGCCCGCGCCCGGGCTCCCCGACACCgcctcccccaccccggccccggccccggccctggcCTCGCcggctgcccccccgcccctcccctcccctcccccgccagcccggCCCCAGCCGGCACCCCCGGGCGAGagccccgctccccctcccccccagccggCCCCGCCCGGGCTCCCCGACACCgcctcccccaccccggccccggccctggcCTCGCCggctgcccccccctcccctcccctcccctcccccgccagcccggCCCCAGCCGGCACCCCCGGGCGAGagccccgctccccctcccccccagccggCCCCGCCCGGGCTCCCCGACACCgcctcccccaccccggccccggccctggcCTCGCCggctgcccccccctcccctcccctcccccgccagcccggCCCCAGCCGGCACCCCCGGGCGAGagccccgctccccctcccccccagccggCCCCGCCCGGGCTCCCCGACACCgcctcccccaccccggccctgGCCTCGCTGGCTGCCCCCCGCCAGGCCGGCCCCAGCCGGCACCCCCGGGCGAGAGCCCCGCTCTCTGTCATTGCCCCCGTTCCTCCCCCGCCAGGCCGGGTCCCATAGCCCAGGGAGAGGCCGGCATAGCCGCCCCATTCCCAGGCAGGGTCCAGGACAGTCCAGGGGAGAGCTTGGCTCTTCAACCGTGTCCCCAGGGCATAGTCCCaaacagcccagggagagccCGGCTCTGGGGAATAGCCGCCCCCCAATCCCCTCCGAGCAGGCCGGGGAGAGCTCACCTCTTCGACAACACTCCCCATGGCAGCGTTCCCTACAGCCCAGCTCTCCAGCACCCATACGTGCCCCACAGGCCAGGGTCTCCTCCAGCCAAGGGAGAGGTTGGCCCCAGTCTCCTGCCCAGCTGAACTTCTTCTTGTGAATGAAGAGCCAACCTGTACCCACTTTAATTTGGTTAACACCACCAGAAAATGGAGTGCAACCACAAATCAGTGTGATCAACACACACAACCCACCCGGCAtctattactcctgggggaattctgcgccactgcgcatgcacagaatttatgtcccccacagatttctttgcttccctgcagaaaaatgactttctgatggggaagtcAAGGGAAACCACAAGAGCGGCGGTCATgcacccctccccagcagtatgtttcaagggccctgggcagcaggcagagaggtaaatcacagtggggcagggggtggggaagacctGGAGAGTGGCTCCTACTCtctgccaggctcagctgctagtcccagctgggctagGGAgcacaggacttcctcttcccttgcacgGCATCTGGGGCCGGGTCAGACAcaccccagatttctcccccaggtGCAGGAAGCtctacaaactcccctttcaccCCCCAACACACTTTCTACAACCATCACTCTGCAGCTGCAGGTGGAAGGATCTCTGTACCAGCAGCTGCTCCCctatctgcccaacccccataCATCCAGActccctcatacccagaccctcctgctgagcctcaccccacacacacacacacacgctcagaACCCCCCCCCCTCAATGAGCCCCACTCCCACTGCACCTGGACTACCCCGACAAGCCACCCACACATAGATcaccaccccaccaagccccaaccagctgcacctggatccccaccccactgagacccactcccccagcatctggacccttcactgagccccccacacccagactcctGTACCGAGCTCTGTTCCCCCCGACctctcctgctgagccccaaccaccttcatctggaCCCCCCCTGCAGAGTACCATTATTGTTGCACCCCCACAAGCTCCTGTGTATTCAGAtcctcctgcacccagattgccccacatcTCAACcatctcaacccacacctggatcccacCATACTAAGCCCCGCCACACTTGGATCCTGTTGGGCTGAGCCTGCCTatccacacctggtgcacctggcacaaagGGGCAGGGCCCttaggtgtttctggggcaggcccagtccttgcactGTATCAGAGTTGGATGCtgcctcaccgctgagtctgtATCCCGGTGGGGGAGCaccacagtgatctcccacctctatacagccagtggtctgtgctccccaatgccatgctggaaccttcacatttatttgacaaataaaatttgcagaattttgcaaaattttaaaatattgtgtgcagaatttttattattttggtgcagaatttttaattttttgctgaaGAATGCCCTCAGGATTAAATCTGCAAACACACAGAGCACGAgatacacacaccccagcccagttctgcaggctgTCCACACACACAACAGCCCAGTCAAGCCAGTCATCTCTGCACAGACAataagatatacacacacacacaacccagacCAGCCCTGCAGACCTTCTGTATGCACACACGTGCAGTACTGCAGTGTATCTACAAACATGCAGAGTTCTGCAggatacatacacacaaatgcatAGAGCCCATCCTgatgcatttttcagagtagcagcctatgttagtgttagtctgtattcgcaaaaagaaaaggagtacttgtggcaccttagagactaacaaatttattagagcataagctttcgtgatgcatcctgATGCAGTATCTACAGTAGCCAGCAAAGCATCTACACGCAGGTAAGTACGTATTATATGTAAACAGCCTAATGCACAATCTACACACACGCAATCCAGCCTAGCACAATATACACAAATGCATATACACCCAGCATGGCATCTGGTCAACCCAGCATAGTgtctacatatacacacacaacatatAGCAAACTGACTATAAATAGTCCAGCCCAAAATCTATCCAGCACAGCATGGTAGGACAGTCTGCTCACTATTTGCAAACATAGCACAGCCTGCTTCCTTAATACTTAGGTCATTCAAACTCAAATATTGATTATCCAGGGCTGACTTTATACAAGGCTCAAAAAAGGTGTTTTTCAGGTTTTGGCACTACTCTCTGAGAATGCACTGCTTATATTGCAAACAGTTAAGGGGAATCCCACAAATAGCTAGGTAAGGAATCCTAATAGAAACACAATTCCAGTATTTTAACACCTTGACTACTAACGATGTCAAAGGCATTGTATGATTTTTGTTAATTAGAAACATTAGGCATGTTTGTATCTAAAATTACCAACATTCAACCTGGAAAATAGGAGGTATGATTGGCAATGGATAAAATGAGATTGTTCCTAATAGTTTCCAAATCTGGAAAaatagcttaatttttttttactgagggAGCTATTGTTTCAGTGATATTATTGTATACAAAAGAAATGTTTCCATCTTTACCTGCAAGCAGGGCTGTTCAGGGTGAAAAAAACATGCTTAATATAAATGCATTTCCACATTCCACTTTTTCACAGCTAGGAATGTTTCACATGCTTAGTGGGAAAAAGGTATAAACAAATTAGATGCCATACAACTTCATACAACTAACTTCTGGGACTCACCAGTTATCATCAAACATCAAATCAAATTATAAGATTACAAAGCATTTCCAATTTATTGGATATATCCTAGTTAACACCTCATCAGGACACATGAGCACAGGAGCTAGCAGTGGGCTTAAGGTCTATTCAAGCATGTGGGTGCAACTTAGCAGCACCAAATACCCATAAGGACTTACGTGCAAGTAATCCACATACCTGTTATTCATGGGGGATGTTGATCATGGCATCTGGTAGTAtccttggggagggaggggagtgaatGTGGGGATGGTGGCAGCTGGCAATGTGCCTGGTGCCGAAGTGCAGCAGTTTGCAGTATGACTTCTGTCTATTAGAAAGGTTAAGGTGGTCTCTGACATGCCCATTGGGGAAACTGATAGTCTCCTGTCCATGATAGGATGTCCAATGATATATTCAAGATTTTAGTCTTTTATGAAACAGTTAAAGTTGCCTCTCTTTACAATTTTTTGAACTGGGTTGTAACTGGGTTGAGGGCAGCTAGATAGTGCCTGGGTCCCCTGACACAGATgtcattgttgtgtagacatgcccttaggtaGCTACGAAGCTCCGGTTCGTGACCTCACAGTATGTTTATTGGTGGGCTAGCATGTACAGGCAACAGTTCGTTAAACAAAAGGTCTATGTCTTTTTATTGCTGAAAGAGAGTACACAGGCAATTTAGTTCCTGTTGCGGTTAcattttcactttctctctcaAGCTGTTACTACACTGCAATTGATTGTGACACTAGCATTTGCAAAGGTGGGAACTCAGTATAGACAGCtttctgactccagcagcctttTTCAGCACCGTATCACTAATGCCAGAGAGCCATCTACATTAAGTCCTATCCACACCTGTGTATTTACAATgggat
This window encodes:
- the TMEM30B gene encoding cell cycle control protein 50B; amino-acid sequence: MAAASPRAEPAGRRKPDNTAFTQQRLPAWQPLLSAGTALPLFFCVGLACLALGLGLHFSSGTVRELELDYTGAPGSGHSCSRCANASRPAGAGGCSCSLRFELPERFPGPVCLYYQLSNYYQNHRRYSVSRDDRQLSGDAAGLRRPAAECSPFRTGPRGLPVAPCGAIANSRFNDTFALHHLANGTFHRVPLDKRGISWWTDSNIKFSNPALINGTLEASFEGTAKPPNWPHAAYLLDSNPNNTGFINEDFIVWMRIAALPTFRKLYRRVREGNFSSGLPQGTYYLNITYNYPVLSFRGTKKVIFSTVSWMGGKNPFLGIVYLVFGSACILTGFVMLAVHIKFQQQNQMDVE